From the genome of Arthrobacter sp. SLBN-122:
GGTTCACCACCAGCAGGTCGCAGCCCTTCCGCTGCAGTTTTGCTTCCGCATACGCCAGGACGTCGCCGTCGCTGTCCCCCGTTTCGGCCGCGAAACCGACGATGAGTTGCCCGGCCCCGGCGGCACCGACGGTGCGCTGCTCCACGAGCTCCTGCAAAATATCGGGGTTTCGGACCAGGGTGATGACGGGATCGGCGGTGTCGTCCCGCTTCTTGATCTTGGTGTCCGATACTTCGGCCGGGCGGAAATCGGCCACGGCTGCGGACATGATGACGACGTCGGACACGGCAGCGGCGTGCAGTGCGGCTTCCCGGAGTTGCAGGGCCGTCTCCACGCGCACCACTTCCACGCCCGCCGGCGGTGGAACGTCCATGTGGGCTGCCAGCAACCGTACGGAAGCGCCCGCGTTGCGTGCTGCGACGGCAAGTGCCACCCCCTGTTTGCCGGAGGAGCGGTTGCCGAGGAAGCGCACGGGGTCCAGGGGTTCGCGGGTTCCGCCGGCGCTGATGGTGACGGTGCGGCCGGCAAGGGGCAGCTGGTAATCGCCCTGTCCCTGCAGCAGGGCCATGGCTGCGTCGAAGATCACCTGGGGTTCCGGAAGCCTGCCGGGGCCCGAGTCGGCGCCGGTCAGCCTTCCCGAGGCCGGCTCCAGGACAGCGGCTCCGCGGCTGCGGAGCGTTTCCACGTTGGCCCGGGTGGCTGCATGCTGCCACATTTCGGTGTGCATCGCGGGGGCGAACAGCACCGGGCCGTGGGCCATCAGCAGGGTGTTGGTGAGCAGGTCCCCAGCCTGGCCGGTGGCAGCCTTCGCCAGGAGGTCCGCCGTGGCGGGTGCCACCACCACCAGGTCTGCCTCATGGCCGAGGCGCACGTGGTTGACCAGGTGCACGTCATCGAAAACACTGTTGCTCACCGGGTTTCCGGACAGCGCCTCCCAGGTGGCGGTTCCGATGAAGCGGGTGGACGCCTCAGTGGGAATCACCGTGACGTCATGGCCGGCTTCAGTAAAAAGCCGGAGGAGCGATGCCACCTTGTAGGCGGCGATCCCTCCCCCGACTCCGAGGACTATGCGCACGTGACCTCCGTCAACAGCAAGTCAGTTCAGCGGCAGGATTACTCTGCAGCTTCGATCGGCGTGGAAACCAGCTTGCCTTCGTTGATCTCGCGCAGCGCGATGGACAGCGACTTTTCGTTCAGCTTGGTGTCAACCAGGGGTCCGACGTATTCGAACAGGCCCTCGTGCAGCTGGGCGTAGTAGGCGTTGATCTGACGAGCACGCTTGGCACCGAAGATCACCAGGCCGTACTTGGAGTCGGCTGCCTCAAGCAGCGAGTCGATCGGCGGGTTGATGATGCCTTCAAGGTTCGTGGACACGAATTCTCCAAATTCCTAGCGGGCTGACGGTTCCGGCAGCTGTGGATGCGGTGTCAGCCCCATGAGTGAAACAAGCTCGTCCGCTGCCCGGCGGACGTCGTCATTGATGACGGTGTGGTCGAACTCCGGTTCAGCAGCAAGTTCCAGTTTAGCGGTTTCCAGGCGCCGCTGCTGTTCTTCGGGTGTTTCGGTGCCGCGGCCCACCAGCCGGCGGACCATCTCGTCCCAGGTGGGCGGGGCCAGGAAGACGAACTGGGCGTCCGGGACGGCTTCCTTTACCTGGCGCGCACCCTGCAGGTCGATCTCGAGCAGCACGGAGCGGCCCTCTGCAATGGCCTGGTTCACGGTGCTCTTCAGGGTGCCGTAGGTGTTCTGCCC
Proteins encoded in this window:
- the coaBC gene encoding bifunctional phosphopantothenoylcysteine decarboxylase/phosphopantothenate--cysteine ligase CoaBC gives rise to the protein MRIVLGVGGGIAAYKVASLLRLFTEAGHDVTVIPTEASTRFIGTATWEALSGNPVSNSVFDDVHLVNHVRLGHEADLVVVAPATADLLAKAATGQAGDLLTNTLLMAHGPVLFAPAMHTEMWQHAATRANVETLRSRGAAVLEPASGRLTGADSGPGRLPEPQVIFDAAMALLQGQGDYQLPLAGRTVTISAGGTREPLDPVRFLGNRSSGKQGVALAVAARNAGASVRLLAAHMDVPPPAGVEVVRVETALQLREAALHAAAVSDVVIMSAAVADFRPAEVSDTKIKKRDDTADPVITLVRNPDILQELVEQRTVGAAGAGQLIVGFAAETGDSDGDVLAYAEAKLQRKGCDLLVVNHVGTDKVFGQDSNSVVILSRSGSEPQEASGTKTEVSEAIIRRISFELNHVSL
- the rpoZ gene encoding DNA-directed RNA polymerase subunit omega encodes the protein MSTNLEGIINPPIDSLLEAADSKYGLVIFGAKRARQINAYYAQLHEGLFEYVGPLVDTKLNEKSLSIALREINEGKLVSTPIEAAE
- the gmk gene encoding guanylate kinase translates to MSKKPGLTVLAGPTAVGKGTVSTYIRDNYPEVWLSVSATTRAPRPGEVDGVHYFFKTKDEFEQLIADGELLEWAVVHGQNTYGTLKSTVNQAIAEGRSVLLEIDLQGARQVKEAVPDAQFVFLAPPTWDEMVRRLVGRGTETPEEQQRRLETAKLELAAEPEFDHTVINDDVRRAADELVSLMGLTPHPQLPEPSAR